The proteins below come from a single uncultured Sunxiuqinia sp. genomic window:
- the guaB gene encoding IMP dehydrogenase translates to MSFYTEKVVSEGLTFDDVLIVPSYSDVLPRNVDLCSSFTRNIKLNTPIVSAAMDTVTDATLAIAIAREGGIGVIHKNMSIEEQAKQVISVKRAENGMIYDPITIEREKRVKDAQEIMRSYKIGGIPVVDSNKILVGIVTNRDLRFEQDLDRPISEVMTSENLVYATESTTLEKAAAILQQHKIEKLPVVDQSRKLIGLVTYKDITKAKDKPLACKDEKGRLRVAAAVGATHDSIDRIDELVKAQADAIVIDTAHGHSKGVLETLRKAKAKYPEIDFVAGNIATAEAAADLVLAGADAVKVGIGPGSICTTRVIAGVGIPQLSAIYEVAKSLRKSDVPLIADGGIRYSGDIVKAIAAGANSVMAGSLFAVLKSLREKPSFFKDENLKPIGEWVLLKPCKPDQKTDISRMLKMILKN, encoded by the coding sequence ATGTCGTTTTACACAGAAAAAGTAGTTTCAGAGGGATTGACATTTGATGATGTTCTTATAGTCCCATCATATTCTGATGTATTACCCCGAAATGTTGATTTATGCTCTTCATTTACAAGAAATATTAAACTAAATACTCCCATTGTTTCGGCGGCAATGGACACCGTTACCGATGCAACATTAGCGATTGCGATAGCACGCGAAGGAGGAATTGGTGTTATCCACAAAAACATGAGTATTGAAGAGCAAGCCAAGCAAGTAATTTCGGTTAAACGGGCCGAAAATGGAATGATTTACGACCCCATTACCATTGAACGTGAAAAGCGGGTTAAAGATGCGCAGGAAATAATGCGAAGCTACAAAATTGGCGGCATTCCGGTTGTTGACTCGAATAAAATATTGGTTGGAATTGTAACTAACCGTGATTTACGTTTTGAGCAAGACCTTGATCGACCAATTTCTGAAGTGATGACATCGGAAAACTTGGTCTACGCGACAGAATCCACTACACTGGAGAAAGCGGCTGCAATTCTTCAGCAACATAAAATTGAAAAACTTCCGGTTGTCGATCAGTCTAGAAAGCTGATTGGACTGGTAACTTACAAAGATATTACAAAAGCCAAGGATAAACCACTGGCTTGTAAAGATGAAAAAGGTCGTTTGCGTGTAGCCGCAGCTGTTGGCGCTACTCACGATTCAATCGATCGGATTGATGAGTTGGTAAAAGCTCAGGCTGATGCGATTGTGATTGATACCGCACACGGACACTCAAAAGGTGTTTTGGAAACTCTCAGAAAAGCCAAAGCCAAATATCCAGAGATCGATTTTGTTGCAGGGAACATTGCAACGGCTGAAGCAGCTGCGGATCTGGTTTTAGCAGGAGCTGATGCCGTGAAAGTTGGTATTGGCCCCGGGTCAATTTGTACTACACGGGTTATTGCCGGAGTTGGAATTCCGCAGCTTTCAGCAATATACGAAGTAGCAAAAAGCCTTCGTAAAAGCGATGTACCATTAATTGCCGATGGAGGAATCCGCTATTCGGGCGATATTGTGAAAGCAATTGCAGCGGGGGCAAATTCAGTAATGGCCGGTTCGCTGTTTGCGGTGTTGAAGAGTCTCCGGGAGAAACCATCATTTTTCAAGGACGAAAATTTAAAGCCTATCGGGGAATGGGTTCTGTTGAAGCCATGCAAGCCGGATCAAAAGACCGATATTTCCAGGATGTTGAAGATGATATTAAAAAATTAG
- a CDS encoding ATP-dependent DNA helicase RecQ, whose protein sequence is MSDFKSILTRFWGYSAFRPLQEEIIQSIDDGHDTLGLMPTGGGKSITFQVYSLAKPGICLVITPLISLMKDQVENLNKKGIKALAIHSGLSQQEIKIAFDKASWGDYKFLYLSPERINTERFKDNLSNMEVNLITVDEAHCISQWGFDFRPSYRKIKELRKLLPGVPVLALTATATHEVEKDIQKQLDFKKEHVLRESFFRENVVYVVREREDKMQYLLQSTQRAKGTGIVYVRSRKLTKEISEYLKRNRISADYYHAGLSSLNREKKQNDWKSGKTRIIVATNAFGMGIDKANVRFVIHFGPADSPEAYFQEAGRAGRDGNKAFGVMIYGKSDILTLKKNVEKSFPEVEIIKKVYQAICNTFQLAVGYGINQTKDFNLGEFASKYNMQIQQVYNSIKILQREGYLELTSEADNPPRVNFIVTRDDLYKFQVANSSFDGFIKLLLRSYSGLFSDYVPINEDLLAKRAGLSMEVVSRFLSHLSSYKIIHYIPRKNTPYIYFPKERIDISRLKISKEHYADRKKDYQKRIEAMIYYATQKLKCRSQVLLEYFGETDSVRCGKCDVCLERNELGLSKLEFDQLAQEIKKILKDACTFEELIMKLAGNEDEKINVIRWLMDNGKIVHRIDNKLEWK, encoded by the coding sequence TTGAGTGATTTCAAATCCATATTGACCCGCTTTTGGGGCTATTCAGCATTTCGTCCTTTACAAGAAGAGATTATTCAATCCATTGATGATGGTCATGATACACTGGGATTAATGCCGACCGGTGGAGGAAAATCAATAACCTTTCAGGTTTATTCGCTAGCGAAACCCGGAATATGTCTGGTTATAACGCCTTTGATTTCCTTAATGAAAGACCAGGTGGAGAACCTGAACAAGAAAGGCATAAAAGCCTTGGCGATACATTCAGGCTTAAGCCAGCAAGAGATCAAAATAGCTTTTGATAAAGCAAGTTGGGGCGATTACAAGTTCTTGTATTTGTCGCCGGAGCGTATTAATACCGAGCGCTTTAAAGATAATTTGTCAAATATGGAGGTCAACTTAATCACAGTTGATGAAGCCCATTGTATCTCTCAATGGGGATTTGATTTCAGACCATCGTACCGAAAAATAAAGGAGTTAAGAAAACTCTTACCCGGGGTGCCGGTTTTAGCACTTACTGCCACTGCTACACACGAGGTTGAAAAGGACATCCAGAAACAGCTTGATTTTAAGAAAGAACATGTTCTTCGGGAAAGTTTTTTTCGTGAAAACGTGGTTTATGTGGTTCGCGAGCGTGAAGACAAAATGCAGTACTTACTGCAATCGACCCAACGAGCAAAAGGGACTGGCATTGTGTATGTTCGAAGTAGGAAATTGACCAAAGAGATTAGCGAGTATCTAAAAAGAAATCGGATTTCAGCAGACTATTATCATGCCGGTTTAAGTAGTTTAAATCGGGAGAAGAAACAAAATGATTGGAAATCGGGAAAGACCCGCATAATTGTGGCAACCAATGCATTTGGGATGGGAATTGATAAAGCCAATGTGCGTTTTGTCATACACTTTGGTCCGGCTGATTCTCCGGAAGCGTACTTCCAGGAAGCGGGCAGGGCGGGGCGTGATGGCAACAAAGCTTTTGGCGTCATGATTTATGGGAAGTCTGATATTTTGACATTGAAAAAAAATGTTGAGAAGTCATTTCCTGAAGTTGAAATTATAAAAAAGGTGTATCAGGCCATTTGTAATACGTTCCAGTTGGCTGTTGGTTATGGAATTAATCAAACGAAGGATTTTAATTTGGGCGAATTTGCATCGAAATATAACATGCAGATTCAGCAAGTTTACAATAGCATTAAAATATTACAACGCGAAGGATATTTGGAGTTGACCAGTGAGGCTGATAATCCGCCTCGGGTAAATTTTATTGTAACACGCGATGATTTATATAAATTTCAGGTGGCTAATTCCAGTTTCGATGGATTCATTAAACTACTGCTTCGTTCGTATTCCGGTTTGTTTTCTGATTATGTGCCTATTAATGAGGATCTTTTGGCAAAACGAGCCGGATTAAGTATGGAAGTGGTGTCGCGTTTTTTATCTCATTTAAGTTCGTACAAAATCATTCATTATATTCCTCGAAAAAATACGCCTTACATTTATTTTCCGAAAGAACGGATTGACATTAGTCGGTTGAAGATATCTAAAGAGCATTATGCTGATCGAAAAAAAGACTACCAGAAGCGTATTGAGGCGATGATCTATTATGCTACCCAAAAACTGAAATGCAGAAGCCAGGTTTTGCTCGAATATTTTGGAGAAACAGATTCGGTTCGTTGCGGAAAGTGTGATGTTTGTTTGGAACGAAATGAATTGGGGCTTAGTAAGCTAGAGTTTGATCAGCTTGCACAGGAAATTAAAAAAATCCTAAAAGATGCATGTACTTTTGAAGAATTGATTATGAAACTTGCCGGAAATGAAGACGAAAAAATTAATGTTATTCGCTGGCTTATGGATAACGGAAAAATTGTACATCGTATTGATAATAAGTTGGAGTGGAAGTGA
- a CDS encoding DUF5063 domain-containing protein: MTEESLNPIVYSKNVIEFVTVANEYCGFVETAGNQTTRSFLDKVQKILPLLYLKTSVLPKIESYEEMGLEKFVSEVDYNFLQQKIMNLLGQYDDFQEVFDPEMQFSDAPLIASISECLADIFQDLKDFLMSYRTGDELVMEEALWICQDNFRNFWGQRLVNCLRAIHSLVYSDLNLDDQVTGRKTDEEERDGDSSKPDWLNQLFNNQED, encoded by the coding sequence ATGACAGAGGAAAGTTTAAATCCAATTGTTTATTCAAAAAATGTAATCGAATTTGTTACGGTTGCCAATGAATACTGTGGTTTCGTTGAAACAGCAGGTAATCAAACAACTCGTAGCTTTTTAGATAAGGTGCAAAAGATTTTACCTTTGTTGTATCTGAAAACCTCGGTTTTACCCAAAATTGAGAGCTACGAGGAAATGGGGCTCGAAAAGTTTGTAAGTGAAGTTGACTATAATTTTCTTCAACAAAAAATCATGAATCTTCTTGGTCAATATGATGATTTTCAAGAGGTTTTTGATCCGGAGATGCAGTTTAGTGATGCTCCTTTAATAGCAAGTATTTCTGAGTGTCTGGCAGATATATTTCAAGATTTGAAAGACTTCCTAATGTCGTACCGGACAGGTGACGAGCTTGTTATGGAGGAAGCTTTGTGGATTTGTCAGGATAATTTCAGAAATTTCTGGGGGCAGCGTCTGGTCAATTGTTTACGCGCAATTCATTCGCTTGTTTACAGCGATTTAAACCTGGATGACCAGGTTACCGGAAGAAAGACAGATGAGGAGGAGCGTGATGGAGATAGCAGTAAACCGGACTGGCTGAATCAATTGTTTAATAATCAGGAAGATTAA
- a CDS encoding 3'-5' exonuclease, protein MFIENITKEALADLPLKSFEGDIVLIENESQYKEAVSYLKKQSILGFDTETKPSFKRGQINQVALLQLSTDKKAFIFRINKISLPNGLKAILADEKITKVGVAIRDDIKTLQKVNYFNPRGFVELQEEVKEYGIQDFSLKKITGIVLGFRISKSQRLSNWEADNLTEAQLSYAATDAWVSHEIFNSLIAAQS, encoded by the coding sequence ATGTTTATTGAAAATATAACAAAAGAAGCACTGGCAGATTTGCCGTTGAAATCCTTTGAAGGAGATATTGTATTGATTGAAAACGAAAGTCAATATAAAGAAGCGGTGAGTTATTTGAAAAAACAATCGATTCTTGGCTTTGATACCGAGACGAAGCCTTCGTTTAAGCGTGGGCAAATTAATCAGGTTGCGCTGTTGCAGTTATCTACTGACAAAAAAGCCTTTATCTTTCGGATCAATAAAATTAGTTTACCTAATGGATTAAAAGCAATTTTAGCCGATGAAAAAATCACCAAAGTTGGTGTTGCCATCCGCGATGATATAAAAACCTTGCAAAAGGTAAATTACTTTAATCCACGTGGTTTTGTGGAACTTCAGGAAGAGGTTAAAGAATATGGCATTCAGGATTTCAGCCTGAAAAAAATCACTGGTATTGTACTTGGCTTTCGTATTTCAAAATCGCAGCGCTTATCGAACTGGGAGGCTGATAATCTCACTGAAGCACAATTGAGTTATGCAGCGACTGATGCCTGGGTTTCTCATGAAATTTTCAATTCGTTAATAGCAGCACAATCATGA
- a CDS encoding class I SAM-dependent rRNA methyltransferase, translating to MTLPVVTLKSGKEQSLNRFHPWVFSGAVKFISRELEEGELVQVVSSKKDFLAIGHFQIGSIAVRIISFEDTPIDEDFWIRKLSDAVQLRRDLGLLGSEHTNVFRLIHGEGDGMPGLIIDYYNGTAVYQAHSVGMYPIRHELAKILKKIMGDSLKAVYDKSEKTLPYKADINPENGYILESSEPCVVKEYDLSYQVDWILGQKTGFFIDQRENRKLVEQYSNGRDVLNMFCYSGGFSFFALQGGAKLVHSVDASAKAIELTKQNVELNFKNDKRHEAFVADAFDFMREIKDRYNLIVLDPPAFAKHRGALRPALQAYKRINAKAFEQIRPGGILFTFSCSQVVSKDKFREAVFSGAAISGRKVRILHQLHQPADHPINIYHPEGEYLKGLVLYVD from the coding sequence ATGACATTACCCGTTGTTACATTAAAATCAGGGAAAGAACAATCGCTTAACCGTTTTCATCCCTGGGTGTTTTCTGGTGCTGTAAAATTCATCAGTCGCGAACTCGAAGAAGGAGAACTGGTCCAGGTCGTTTCAAGCAAGAAAGATTTTCTGGCGATTGGCCATTTTCAGATTGGCTCAATTGCTGTTCGTATTATTTCATTCGAAGATACCCCAATTGATGAGGATTTTTGGATAAGGAAGTTGTCTGATGCCGTTCAGTTGCGACGCGATTTAGGATTGCTGGGTAGTGAGCACACGAATGTCTTTCGCCTTATTCATGGCGAAGGCGATGGCATGCCTGGCCTTATCATTGACTACTATAATGGAACGGCAGTTTATCAGGCTCATTCAGTCGGAATGTATCCAATCAGGCACGAATTGGCGAAAATCCTGAAAAAAATAATGGGCGATTCGTTGAAAGCCGTATATGATAAAAGTGAAAAGACACTGCCTTATAAAGCTGATATCAATCCTGAGAATGGATATATCCTCGAAAGTTCAGAACCTTGTGTTGTGAAGGAGTATGATTTGTCCTATCAGGTTGATTGGATTTTGGGGCAGAAAACAGGCTTTTTCATTGATCAACGTGAAAACCGAAAGTTGGTTGAGCAATATTCCAACGGACGGGATGTGCTGAATATGTTTTGCTACAGCGGAGGCTTTTCGTTTTTTGCCTTGCAGGGTGGGGCTAAGCTGGTTCACTCGGTCGATGCTTCGGCAAAAGCCATTGAACTTACCAAGCAAAATGTTGAGCTGAATTTTAAAAATGACAAACGACATGAAGCGTTTGTAGCAGATGCTTTTGATTTTATGCGGGAGATTAAAGATCGCTATAACTTGATTGTATTGGATCCGCCGGCGTTTGCGAAACACCGGGGAGCTTTACGTCCGGCACTTCAGGCCTACAAACGAATAAATGCGAAGGCATTTGAGCAAATCCGTCCGGGTGGAATTCTGTTTACATTTAGCTGTTCGCAGGTGGTTAGTAAAGATAAATTCAGAGAGGCTGTCTTTTCCGGAGCAGCCATATCGGGTCGTAAAGTTCGTATTTTGCACCAACTGCATCAGCCGGCCGATCATCCCATCAATATCTACCATCCCGAGGGAGAATATTTGAAAGGCTTGGTTTTATATGTTGATTAA
- a CDS encoding RNA-binding protein has product MNIYVGNLDYNLQEDELGQVFAEYGEVTSVKIVTDRETGRAKGFGFVEMAVDSEGEKAVQELDGAEVNGRNIKVNQARPRTERPQRRPQRY; this is encoded by the coding sequence ATGAACATTTATGTAGGTAACCTGGACTACAATCTTCAAGAAGACGAACTGGGTCAAGTTTTTGCAGAATACGGAGAAGTTACATCCGTGAAAATTGTAACAGATCGTGAAACGGGCAGAGCTAAAGGTTTTGGCTTTGTTGAGATGGCTGTTGACTCGGAAGGTGAAAAAGCCGTTCAAGAGTTGGATGGAGCTGAAGTAAACGGACGAAATATAAAAGTGAACCAAGCCCGTCCAAGAACGGAACGGCCTCAAAGAAGACCTCAGCGTTATTAA
- a CDS encoding GAF domain-containing protein → MKRTNFNRLVEKIEDLARKKPKNIHYQICALLKEEVFHYDWVGFYILNENTLKLGAYVGKPTDHTRIAIGKGVCGQVAEKKKTIIVQDVSQEDNYISCSIDVQSEIVVPVLKDGEFVAELDIDSHSPAPFSANDQLFLEKVCEILADTF, encoded by the coding sequence ATGAAACGAACAAACTTTAACAGGTTAGTTGAAAAAATTGAAGACTTAGCTCGTAAAAAGCCAAAAAATATACACTATCAAATTTGTGCTTTGCTAAAAGAGGAAGTTTTCCATTACGATTGGGTTGGCTTTTATATTTTAAACGAGAACACCTTAAAACTTGGAGCCTATGTTGGGAAACCAACCGATCATACTCGCATCGCTATTGGGAAAGGAGTTTGCGGACAGGTTGCTGAAAAGAAGAAAACCATAATTGTACAGGATGTCAGCCAGGAAGATAATTACATTTCATGCAGCATTGACGTACAGTCGGAGATTGTGGTTCCGGTGCTAAAAGATGGTGAGTTTGTTGCCGAATTAGATATTGACAGCCACTCTCCTGCTCCATTTTCTGCCAACGATCAGCTATTTCTTGAAAAGGTTTGTGAAATATTGGCCGACACCTTCTAA
- the pyrI gene encoding aspartate carbamoyltransferase regulatory subunit — protein MSEHKKKLKLKVSAISEGTVIDHIPSENLFDVISILELDKTPNMITFGANLDSDKLINKAIIKVSNQFFENDDINKIALIAPHAKLNIIKDYEVVEKKVVEVPNQVIGIVKCFNPKCITNAEPITTSFKVTSKEPIALKCMYCEKITSESQIVIK, from the coding sequence ATGAGTGAACACAAAAAGAAACTAAAACTGAAAGTCAGTGCCATTAGCGAAGGCACTGTTATTGACCATATTCCATCCGAAAACTTATTCGATGTTATTTCCATTCTCGAATTAGACAAAACTCCAAATATGATCACCTTTGGAGCCAATCTGGACAGTGATAAGCTTATTAATAAGGCGATTATTAAGGTTTCCAATCAGTTTTTTGAAAATGACGACATCAACAAAATTGCATTGATTGCACCACATGCCAAACTTAACATCATTAAAGATTACGAAGTTGTTGAAAAGAAAGTTGTTGAAGTTCCAAACCAGGTAATTGGCATTGTAAAATGTTTTAACCCAAAGTGTATTACCAATGCGGAACCAATCACCACTTCTTTTAAAGTGACCTCAAAAGAGCCAATAGCACTGAAATGCATGTACTGTGAAAAGATTACAAGCGAAAGCCAGATCGTTATCAAATAA
- the pyrB gene encoding aspartate carbamoyltransferase produces the protein MNKKDLISIMDYSKEEHLQIMDLAADFEKNPNQKLLEGKVVASLFFEPSTRTRLSFETAINRMGGRIVGFSDAGSSSVTKGETLHDTIRMVSQYADLIVMRHPLEGSARYAAEVSSVPVINAGDGANQHPTQTLLDMYSILKTQNTFDDLNIFMVGDLRYGRTVHSLLMAMSQFENPIFNFIAPEELLMPEEYKIYLREKGIRFFEHLEFTDIISEADIVYMTRVQKERFSDPMEYEEVKNVYILRNSMLENTKPNMRILHPLPRVNEIATDVDKNEKAYYFQQALNGVFTREAIIAHALNLK, from the coding sequence ATGAATAAAAAAGACTTGATTTCCATCATGGATTATTCGAAGGAAGAACACCTTCAAATAATGGATCTGGCAGCTGATTTTGAAAAGAATCCCAACCAAAAATTACTGGAGGGGAAAGTGGTTGCTTCGCTCTTTTTTGAGCCATCGACGCGCACCCGGCTAAGTTTTGAAACAGCCATAAACCGCATGGGTGGGCGAATCGTTGGCTTTTCGGATGCAGGCTCTTCCAGTGTTACTAAAGGTGAGACACTGCATGATACGATTCGAATGGTTTCACAGTATGCTGATTTGATTGTCATGCGGCACCCACTGGAGGGAAGTGCTCGTTACGCAGCAGAGGTTTCATCAGTGCCGGTGATCAATGCAGGTGATGGAGCAAACCAACATCCGACTCAGACCTTATTGGATATGTACTCCATATTGAAAACACAAAACACATTCGATGACCTAAACATCTTCATGGTTGGCGATTTACGATACGGACGAACCGTTCATTCGCTACTAATGGCTATGTCGCAATTTGAGAATCCTATTTTTAACTTTATTGCACCCGAGGAGCTTTTAATGCCCGAGGAGTACAAAATCTACCTACGCGAAAAAGGAATCCGCTTTTTTGAGCACCTCGAATTTACCGACATTATTTCAGAAGCTGACATTGTATACATGACTCGGGTTCAGAAAGAACGTTTCTCTGATCCGATGGAATACGAAGAAGTTAAAAACGTATACATTTTAAGAAACAGCATGCTTGAAAATACGAAGCCAAACATGCGCATTCTGCACCCACTACCTCGTGTAAACGAAATTGCGACTGACGTCGATAAAAACGAGAAAGCCTACTATTTTCAACAAGCCTTAAATGGTGTTTTTACCCGAGAAGCAATTATAGCACATGCCTTAAATTTAAAGTAA
- a CDS encoding YigZ family protein, with product MTDSFLTISKAEEGLFKEKGSKFIAYAYPVETEEEIKELIQELKKTHHSARHHCYAWRLGANKKRFRANDDGEPSSTAGKPILGQIKRNNLTNVLVVVVRYFGGTLLGVGGLITAYKEASADVLQKATIIEKLIETTFEIEFDYSMMNPVMRIFKEDKLEQKKNQFELRCKITSSIRNSEANRVIEKFEKLEGVEIRVIE from the coding sequence ATGACTGATTCATTTCTGACCATTTCAAAAGCTGAAGAAGGATTGTTTAAAGAAAAAGGCAGCAAATTTATTGCTTACGCCTATCCGGTTGAAACAGAGGAAGAAATTAAAGAGCTGATCCAAGAACTAAAGAAAACTCATCATTCTGCACGGCACCATTGTTATGCCTGGCGATTGGGAGCTAATAAAAAACGTTTCCGTGCAAATGACGATGGAGAACCTTCATCCACAGCAGGGAAGCCGATTTTAGGACAAATTAAGCGTAATAATCTCACCAATGTATTGGTAGTTGTGGTTCGCTACTTTGGCGGCACTCTGCTTGGTGTTGGCGGGCTAATAACTGCCTACAAAGAAGCCAGTGCTGATGTACTTCAAAAAGCCACGATCATAGAAAAATTAATCGAAACGACTTTTGAGATTGAATTTGACTATTCGATGATGAATCCGGTGATGCGCATTTTTAAAGAAGACAAGCTGGAACAAAAGAAAAACCAGTTCGAACTACGGTGTAAAATAACAAGTTCGATCCGAAATAGTGAAGCCAATCGGGTAATCGAAAAATTTGAAAAGCTGGAAGGTGTTGAAATACGGGTTATTGAATAA
- the dnaA gene encoding chromosomal replication initiator protein DnaA, producing the protein MSNNHLAVWNRCLSVIKDNVPAISFKTWFEPIVPVKINNQVLTIQVPSPFFYEYLEEQYIDLLRKTLRKEVGNEAKLEYVVVMGNNQNNTQPYTVKYPTNNNSKIQNKPLNVPLRTEGKSSIKNPFIIPGIQKLQVDPQLKADNTFENFVEGECNRLARSAGYAVSQNPGGTAFNPLMIYGNSGLGKTHLAHAIGIEVKEQFPEKIVLYVNANKFQTQFTEAIRNNNRNDFLHFYQMIDVLILDDVHEFAGKEKTQETFFHIFNHLHQSGKQLILTSDKPPIELKGMEQRLLSRFKWGLTADLQIPDFETRMEILKRKTYKDGIEINDEVLEYIASHIGNNVRELEGALVSLLAQSTLNRKEVTIELASDMVNKLVKSSKRELSIDYISKVVCDYFSMPTDSLQARTRKREIVQARQLAMYFSKSLTKSSLASIGSQIGNKDHATVLHACKTVNNLKDTDKNFKVFVDEIEKKLKM; encoded by the coding sequence ATGAGTAACAATCATCTTGCTGTATGGAATCGTTGTCTGTCTGTTATTAAAGATAATGTTCCAGCAATTAGTTTTAAAACATGGTTTGAGCCAATCGTTCCAGTAAAGATCAACAATCAAGTGTTGACGATTCAAGTTCCAAGTCCATTCTTTTATGAATACTTGGAAGAGCAATACATTGACTTGCTTCGTAAGACATTGCGTAAAGAAGTTGGGAACGAAGCGAAATTGGAATATGTTGTTGTTATGGGGAATAACCAGAACAATACTCAACCATACACCGTCAAGTATCCAACAAACAACAATAGTAAAATCCAGAATAAACCACTCAATGTACCATTAAGAACAGAGGGGAAATCATCAATTAAAAATCCGTTTATCATTCCTGGAATCCAAAAGCTTCAAGTTGATCCTCAATTAAAAGCGGATAACACGTTTGAGAATTTTGTTGAAGGAGAATGTAATAGATTAGCACGTAGTGCAGGCTATGCTGTATCGCAAAATCCGGGAGGAACAGCTTTTAATCCGCTAATGATTTACGGTAATTCAGGATTAGGAAAAACACACCTTGCTCACGCAATTGGTATTGAGGTAAAAGAACAGTTTCCTGAGAAAATTGTCTTGTACGTAAATGCCAATAAATTTCAAACACAGTTCACCGAAGCCATTCGGAATAATAACCGAAATGACTTCCTTCATTTTTACCAAATGATTGATGTATTGATTTTAGATGATGTACATGAATTTGCGGGGAAAGAAAAAACACAGGAAACATTCTTTCATATTTTCAATCACCTTCACCAAAGCGGAAAGCAATTGATATTGACGTCAGACAAGCCTCCAATTGAGCTAAAAGGCATGGAACAGAGATTGTTATCTCGATTTAAATGGGGACTAACTGCAGACTTGCAAATTCCTGATTTTGAAACCAGAATGGAGATTCTGAAAAGAAAAACCTATAAGGATGGTATTGAAATCAATGACGAAGTTTTGGAATACATCGCCTCGCACATTGGAAATAACGTTCGCGAATTGGAGGGTGCTCTGGTTTCATTATTGGCCCAGTCTACATTAAATCGTAAAGAAGTAACGATTGAACTAGCCAGCGACATGGTCAATAAACTGGTAAAAAGCTCAAAAAGAGAATTGTCAATCGACTATATTTCAAAAGTGGTTTGCGATTATTTCAGTATGCCGACAGATTCACTTCAGGCAAGAACCCGTAAACGAGAGATCGTTCAAGCCAGACAGCTGGCCATGTATTTCTCAAAAAGCCTGACGAAATCGTCACTAGCCTCTATCGGATCTCAAATAGGAAATAAAGACCACGCCACGGTATTACATGCTTGTAAGACGGTGAACAACCTCAAAGACACCGACAAAAACTTTAAGGTCTTTGTTGATGAAATAGAAAAGAAATTAAAGATGTAA